A single genomic interval of Scylla paramamosain isolate STU-SP2022 chromosome 12, ASM3559412v1, whole genome shotgun sequence harbors:
- the LOC135105528 gene encoding uncharacterized protein KIAA2026-like, translating to MDATDPENRETAAKEWQPEDTFISSSPFPAEQNGSESTSSKDEEGYDQLSECQDSQSTSSSPVSQPQFSPASKETLQKTSQDDIKQNTVNEDGEVSDYSDEDEDSEDEDMGEEEIEEEIESGNNKEEAEENVSATVSPLEGKDEESKKSSFSLYSGVSDIISGSCSSPSSNSSTPSHSSNKAATTPSPGLQNLTGLVNKSGGGGLLVHHPVTPKKRVVTKTKTDHLSDELNLGYRILMELMSDYQKGSNAPFMEPIDMESEKNKDYLEVVKKPLWLKKIKANLLDGEYSSITDLIGDLRTMLENAYRYYGPANSISKKGLRLEHMMEQKIALLPKEVRDLCSLEKTSGQPPEDITQKHRNKTAKISVNGDNFFSYVMYRVRGCRVQRDKELKKRKMEAMRQAKRDREQEVIDWEKMLMKEPHETHMRAMWELPQIGHFIFLTLKTLNIYEVPQYELERMLLMPRASRTLAMLLTSLLSSPQQRQKLSEKPYMPYKVWARKLAHKTLLWYRCYYRENRDAQKVFDQMGIEPQFWLVCGPTNPFDRQLFHEMTYHQRVWLLKSLCDFLLNNHKTVQEVIAEQTEADQREYYLGQDRDGNDYLHFPQFCGQNLRIYRRARVPSPEVKVQTEEVVEGSILPLEKVKEHRKMMRKYRQKYEEEAEWEGARGKKRKRKRGRGRGRGCGS from the exons ATGGATGCTACTGATCCAGAGAACAGAGAAACAGCTGCCAAGGAGTGGCAGCCAGAGGACACCTTTATTAGTAGTTCCCCTTTCCCAGCGGAGCAGAATGGCAGTGAATCGACATCGTCGAAGGATGAGGAAGGTTATGACCAGCTTTCAGAATGTCAGGACAGCCAGAGTACATCATCATCCCCTGTTTCACAGCCACAGTTCTCCCCAGCAAGTAAGGAAACACTGCAGAAGACTAGTCAGGATGATATAAAGCAG AATACTGTGAATGAAGATGGGGAGGTAAGTGACTACagtgatgaagatgaggatTCAGAAGATGAAGACATGggtgaagaggagatagaggaagaaatagagagtggcaacaacaaggaggaagcagaagagaatgTGTCAGCTACAGTCTCACCGCTTGAGGGGAAG GATGAGGAGTCTAAGAAGTCCTCATTCTCCCTTTACTCTGGGGTGAGTGACATCATCAGTGGGTCATGttcttcaccatcatcaaaCTCTTCTACTCCGTCCCACTCCTCAAACAAGGCAGCCACCACCCCTTCACCTGGCCTTCAGAACCTCACTGGCCTGGTAAATAAGAGTGGGGGGGGTGGCCTTCTGGTGCATCACCCTGTCACACCAAAGAAACGTGTTGTCACTAAAACCAAGACCGATCACCTTAGTGATGAGCTCAACTTAGGATACAG AATTTTAATGGAGCTGATGTCAGACTACCAGAAAGGAAGTAATGCCCCCTTCATGGAGCCCATTGACATGGAGTCTGAGAAAAACAAGGACTACTTGGAAGTAGTGAAGAAACCTCTGTGGCTGAAGAAAA TCAAGGCTAATCTTCTGGATGGAGAATATTCATCAATCACTGATCTTATTGGTGACCTGAGGACCATGCTGGAAAATGCCTATCGCTACTATGGCCCTGCCAACTCCATTTCCAAAAAGGGTTTGCGTCTTGAGCACATGATGGAGCAGAAAATTGCTCTTCTTCCAAA AGAAGTCCGAGATTTGTGTTCTCTGGAGAAAACCTCTGGTCAGCCGCCAGAAGACATCACTCAGAAACACCGCAATAAGACAGCCAAAATTTCAGTTAATG GGGATAACTTCTTCTCATATGTCATGTATCGTGTGCGTGGGTGCCGAGTGCAGCGGGACAAAGaactaaagaagaggaagatggaggccATGCGGCAAGCTAAGCGTGACCGTGAGCAGGAGGTCATAGATTGGGAGAAGATGCTGATGAAAGAACCACATGAAACACATATGAGAGCAATGTGGGAG CTGCCACAGATAGGCCACTTCATCTTCCTGACACTGAAGACCCTTAACATCTATGAGGTCCCTCAGTATGAGTTGGAGCGCATGTTGCTTATGCCCCGCGCATCACGCACTCTGGCCATGCTgctcacttctctcctctcttctccacaaCAAAGGCAGAAACTCAGTGAGAAACCTTATATGCCATACAAAGTCTGGGCCAGAAAACTTGCCCACAAAACACTGCTGTGGTACAGGTGCTATTACCGGGAGAATCGTGACGCTCAAAAG GTATTTGACCAAATGGGGATTGAGCCTCAATTTTGGCTGGTGTGTGGCCCCACAAATCCCTTTGATCGCCAGTTGTTCCACGAGATGACATACCACCAGCGTGTATGGCTTCTTAAATCTCTTTGTGACTTTCTTCTA AACAACCACAAAACTGTTCAGGAAGTGATAGCAGAACAGACTGAGGCAGACCAGCGAGAGTACTATCTGGGCCAGGACCGAGATGGCAATGACTACTTACACTTCCCTCAGTTTTGTGGGCAGAACCTTAGAATATACAGGCGGGCTCGAGTTCCTTCCCCTGAGGTGAAAGTACAGACTGAGGAAGTGGTGGAAGGAAGCATACTGCCTCTAGAAAAAGTTAAGGAACacaggaaaatgatgagaaagtATAGACAG aaatatgaggaggaagcagagtggGAAGGTGCAAGaggtaaaaagaggaaaagaaagagaggcaggGGCAGAGGTAGGGGTtgtggatcctga